One Glycine max cultivar Williams 82 chromosome 6, Glycine_max_v4.0, whole genome shotgun sequence DNA segment encodes these proteins:
- the BRC1 gene encoding transcription factor DICHOTOMA, producing MQSQSSDTFPSHNRNDPISYYDPAFYYYNSRPFFIDSESNPTSKQENNNNNCDLVPSPPPPLSFFHFPSPTFEDTQNQIFLEQRHDFLLQFYHQPLPQDPEPQPVITTMDLSVKKSDQIQRKRVPGKRDRHSKINTARGLRDRRMRLSLEVAKRFFGLQDMLNFDKASKTVEWLLNQAKVEINRLVKEKQKQQQQKKKEENDHHYYQSCSSASSECDQEGVSCLDEVVVSGDQEQQQERVEKVVKRKVKNSRKISAFDPLAKECRERARERARERTREKMRNRGVLAEESKQCGEETNQDLIQLGSWNPFETGDQESAGAKRTTTHSVAEHPSSLDVITIEAKEQSYHAAKEHDDDDDDSLVVLSKWSPSLIFNNYGFSQDHQFAEFQSLGKLWEA from the exons ATGCAATCTCAAAGTTCAGATACGTTTCCCTCTCACAATCGCAATGACCCAATTTCCTATTATGACCCAGCATTTTACTACTACAATAGCAGACCCTTTTTCATTGACTCTGAAAGCAACCCAAcatcaaaacaagaaaacaataacaacaactgTGACCTtgttccttctcctcctcctcctttgtCCTTTTTCCACTTTCCTTCTCCAACCTTTGAAGATactcaaaatcaaattttcctcGAACAACGCCACGATTTTCTCCTTCAGTTTTACCATCAACCTCTGCCTCAAGACCCCGAGCCTCAACCTGTTATTACCACCATGGATCTTTCTGTTAAAAAGAGTGATCAGATCCAAAGAAAAAGAGTACCTGGCAAGAGAGATAGGCACAGCAAGATCAACACTGCAAGAGGGTTGAGAGATCGGAGAATGAGACTTTCCCTTGAAGTTGCAAAGAGGTTTTTTGGCCTTCAAGATATGCTGAACTTTGACAAAGCAAGCAAGACTGTGGAGTGGTTACTGAACCAAGCAAAAGTTGAAATCAATCGACTAGTGAAAGAGAAACAGaagcagcagcagcagaagaagaaggaggagaatgatcatcattattatcaaaGTTGTAGCAGTGCTAGTTCGGAATGTGATCAAGAAGGTGTGTCTTGTCTTGATGAGGTTGTGGTGAGTGGAGatcaagaacaacaacaagagaGGGTCGAAAAAGTTGTGAAGAGAAAGGTCAAAAACTCTAGAAAAATCAGTGCATTTGACCCTCTTGCAAAAGAGTGTAGGGAAAGGGCAAGAGAAAGGGCaagagagagaacaagagaaaagaTGAGAAATCGTGGAGTGCTAGCTGAAGAATCAAAGCAATGTGGAGAGGAAACAAATCAGGATCTGATCCAATTGGGTTCTTGGAACCCCTTTGAAACAGGAGATCAAGAATCTGCAGGTGCCAAGAGAACTACTACTCACAGTGTTGCTGAGCATCCTTCTTCCTTGGACGTGATTACTATTGAGGCTAAAGAACAAAGCTACCACGCAGCAAAGgagcatgatgatgatgatgacgatTCTTTGGTTGTTTTGAGCAAATGGAGCCCCTCCTTGATTTTCAATAACTATGGATTCTCTCAAGAT CACCAATTTGCAGAATTTCAGTCCTTGGGAAAGCTGTGGGAGGCCtaa